The nucleotide sequence TTCGTGACAAAGGTTTATACAATGGTGCCTTTATCTACGGAAATCGGTTTGTTGATAATAAATTAGGCGTTATTGCTTCAGGAACATGGCAGTCACAAAATTTTGGATCAGACAACGTAGAAGCTGTTTGGGACAAGGACGACAATGGCAATGCTTATTTAACCGAAATGGACATCCGCAAATACGATGTGCAACGTGTACGCAGAAGTGCTTCATTGAGTGCCGATTATGTTTTCAACGAAAACCACCGAATTGATTTCACAGCAATGTATAACTGGCGCGACGATCGCGAAAACCGCTACAGAGCACGATACCGCGATTTGGAATTACAAGACGACGGCACCTATATTGGTGAAATTCGCAGAGAAACAAAAGGCGGAATTGATAACAACCGCAACCAAAATGCACGTTTAGAAGATCAACGTGTTGTTAACGTATCGTTGCGTGGTGAGCACTTATTGTCGCCAAAATTAGACATGGATTGGGCTTTTTCTTATTCAAAAGCGAGCGAAGACCGTCCTAATGAGCGATACATCGATTTCAGACAGAAAGACGTGGCTATGGGGCAAGATCTTTCTAATGGCAAAAAACCGTTAGTATTTGCATTGAATGGTGAAAATCCAAATGATTTTGAATTGCGAACAATATCTGAAAACCACGATTATACGCAAGAAGAAGAAATCGGAGCTAAAATTAATTTCCGTATGCCGTTTTCGGTAATTGAAAACCAAAAAGGACGCTTGCGCTTTGGAGCACGATTGCGCTTGAAAGATAAAGTACGTGATAATATTTTCTACGAATACCAACCTATAGCAGAATGGGGCAGTTTAGCAAACACTCCAAATGTGAATTGGTCAGGAAACGGATACAATCCAGGCTCACAATATGCACCCGGATACTTTGTAAACAATGCTTTTTTGGGTTCTTTGAATTTAGGAAATCCTGATTTGTTCGAAGCTTCGTTACAACCTTCAGAATTTTTATCATCAAACTATAAAGCAAAAGAACACATCACAGCAGGATATTTGCGTTGGGATCAAGACTTTAACGAGAAAACATCAATAATTGCAGGTGTTCGTTTAGAGCATACAGCTATCGAATATACAGGAAATTATATCATAGATGAAGAAGATTTAGTAGGTGAAATTAAAAACGAAAACGATTATTTGAACATTTTACCAAGTATTACTTTAAAACATTATATCACCAATAATTTTATTTTGCGTGCTGCAGTAACCACAGGTATTGCACGTCCTAATTATTACAATTTGGCTCCTTATGTAAATGCAATTCCTGCCGATGCTGAAATTGCTGCGGGTAATCCCAATTTAAAAGCAACCTATGCAACTAATTTCGATGTAATGGCAGAAAATTATTTTGAAAATATTGGTATTGTGTCGGCTGGGGCATTCTATAAAAATTTAGATAACTTTATTTATACTTATAACAATACCATTTTTACAACTGAAGATTTTGCAGCACAATTCCCGAACGTAGCCAACCCAATACCAGCTGGCGAAAATTGGGATTTCACACAAGCTCGTAACGGTGATAAAGTAAGCGTTTATGGTTTCGAAGTAGCTTTTCAGCGACAGTTAGATTTCTTGCCTGGAAAATTCTTTAAAAACTTTGGTTTATATGCCAACTATACCTTTACAAAATCTGAAGCAAAAGGAATTACCAACGAAGACGGAACTCCACGCACAGGTTTAGGTTTGCCACGCACCGCACCGCACATGGTGAATGGATCTTTGGCATGGGAAAACGACAAATTCTCTGCGCGTTTATCAGCTAACTTCACCTCGGCTTATTTAGATGAAATTGGTGGCAACGAATTTGAAGATAGTTATTACGACAAACAATTTTTCCTTGATTTTAACATGGCTTACAAATTCTTGCCAAATTGGCGCGTGTTCTTAGAAGCAAACAACTTAACCAATCAGCCGTTGCGCTATTACCAAGGTGAAAGCAACCGCATGAAACAAATGGAATTTTACCAATCTCGCTTCACCTTGGGCATTAAATATGATTTTTAATGAAAAATAAACATTCAATCTACTTATTATTTTTATTAGTCATTAGTTTTTATTCGTATGGTCAGGCGCGTCCTGATCATGCGCTTAGTAAAACAGCGAATCAACATGCAGAAATACAAGCTGTAAAAAAGGGGATTTCATTTTTGGCAATTGGCGATTTTGGCCGTCATGGCGCATTCACCCAAAAAGAAGTTGCCCGTGACATGGGAACGGTTGCAGAAATTTTAGATTTGAATTTCACCATTTCTGTGGGCGATAATTTTTATCCAAATGGCGTTCAAAGTACGCAAGATTACCAGTGGATTTCATCGTTTGAAAGCATTTATACGCACCATTTATTGCACGAGCCATGGTTTGTGGCTTTGGGAAATCACGATTATGAAGGAAATGCCCAAGCACAGATTGATTACAGCAACATTTCGAGACGTTGGCAAATGCCTCATCGCTATTTTGAACGATTAATAGAAATTGACAAAGGCAAATACTTACAACTTTTGGTGATTGATACCAATCCGTTTATTGCTAAATACAAGGCAAATCCTGAAAAATATTTGGGAATAGCTGATCAAAACACACAAGAGCAATTACAATGGATGGAAACAAAATTAGCCAACAACGACCCCAAAATTGTGTGGAAAATTGTAGTGGGACACCATCCGCTGTACACAGGTGGCAAACGAAAAAATGATCAAGAAACCAAAGATATTCAATTGCTTTTTGAACCCATTTTAGAAAAACATAAGGTAGATGCATACATTTGCGGGCACGAACATGATTTGCAGATTATTAAAAAAAGCGATAAAAATGTGATGCAATTTTTATCAGGTGCTGGTAGCGAACTGCGCGAAACCGGAAAAACAGAAGGCTCGCTTTTTGCTGAAGCTGTTCCGGGATTTATGGCTTTTACGTTAACCAACAATGCGTTGAAAGCTTATGTAATTCAATCAACAGCAAATGATTTCAAAATAATTTATCAAACCGAAATTAAAAAATGAGAAAAGTACTCTATCTTATAGCAGTTACCACTTTTATAGCATCTTGCAATTCGTCTAAATTGGCTCCTGTTGCAAAAAATGCTTTAAAACCAACAATTGTTACCCAACCAACACCCCATGATACCGATGATCCTGCTATTTGGATCAACAAAACAAACCCTTCGCAATCATTAATCATCGGAACCGATAAAGAAGCGGCTACCGGCGGTTTGTATGCCTATGATTTGCAAGGAAAAATGGTGCATAAAGTATATCCAATGGATCGCCCAAATAATGTGGATATTGCATACAACTTGCCATTGAACGGTAAAAAAGTGGATATTGCGGTGGTTACCGAACGAAAAAAAAATCAAATCCGCATATTTTCTTTGCCTGATTTAAAACCGATTGATAACGGCGGAATTGCTGTTTTTGCCGATTCAGAACAGAAGGATCCTATGGGTATTGCATTGTACACCAATCCTTCCAACGGAAAAATCTATGCCATTGTGGGCAGAAAAGAAGGTGCCTCAGGAGCTTATTTGTATCAATATGAACTAACGGATAACAAAGGAACGGTTGCCGCTAATTTGGTGCGAAAATTTGGAAACTATTCAGGCAAAAAAGAGATTGAAGCCATTATGGTTGATAATGAATTGGGGTATATTTATTATGCCGATGAAACCCAAGGAATAAGAAAATATTACGCAGATCCCGCAAAAGGAGATAAAGAACTGGCCTTTTTTGGTCAAAAAGATTTTAAACGCGACCACGAAGGTATTGCTTTGTTCAAAACCAGTGATAAAGAAGGATACATTCTTATATCAGACCAACAGGCAAATAATTTTGTGGTTTATAAACGCGAAGGCGCCAATGACAATGTGCACGACCATAAGATGATTGCTAAAATTCCTTTTTCAACCATTGAGTGTGATGGTGCGGATGCGGTTAATTTTAACTTTGGAAGTATGTTTCCAAACGGTATTTTTGTGGCAATGAGCAACGGTATGGTTTTTCATTATTACGATTGGCGCATTATTCAAAAAGAAATAGACCAACAGCAGAAATAAACCCCGAAAACACAACAAATCCTACAGCCAACACACTGTAGGATTTTTTTATTGATTGTTTTGATTACTTTTCGATAGGCATTTCATTCACAATTCGGTGCGTATTATTTTTTAACGAATCGATTTTAAGAGGCACACTGATTTCTTTTTGGGCAGATTTTTCACTGCCGGTAATATAATAATTTCCAACGATGAGAATTGCCGGGCAAAGCAACGACACACCGAATAGCAGTAAATGGGAAGTAATTTTTTTCATGAGTAGTTCTGTTTTGTTGAATGTTTAGGTTTCTTGTTGTAATGCTTTCTTATAGGTGCTTAAGGCGCGTTCGCGTGCTTGTTCATGAACCACAATGGGTGGTTCTAAATTGGTTTCAAAATCAGGGTTCCATTTTTTAATGTATGCTAATTTTTTATCAAACTTTTGCGTTTGTGCAGTAGGGTTAAATATCCGGAAATAAGGTGCAGCATCGCAACCGCAGCCTGCTGCCCACTGCCAATTGCCGTTATTGGCTGCCAAATCATAATCGTTTAATTTTTCGGCGAAATAGGCTTCGCCCCAACGCCAATCAATCAGTAAATGTTTACACAAAAAACTGGCAACAATCATGCGCACGCGATTGTGCATAAAACCGGTTTGGTTCAATTGCCTCATGCCTGCATCTACAATGGGATAGCCGGTTTGTCCGTTGCACCACTTTTTAAATTCGGCTTCATTATTGCGCCATGCTATATGGTCGTATTTTTCTTTAAAAGATTGATGCACCACGTGCGGAAAGTGATACAAAATTTGCATAAAAAATTCGCGCCAAATTAGTTCAGAAAGCCACACATCATTGTGTTTCATGGCAAAAGCCACACACTTGCGAATACTTATGGTGCCAAATCGCAATGCTGTTCCCAATTGTGTGGTGTGCTGCAATGCCGGAAAATCGCGGTATTTATCGTAATCATTAATAATAGCTGGTTCTAAAACAGGTTTTTCAAAAATGAAATCGGTGGTTTTAAAGCCGATATCCTCTAAACTAAGAACGTGCTGCGCGGTTTTGTGAAAATTTGCGGTATTTAAGGCGTAGGTTTTAAGGGATTCTTTCGTTAATTTACTGCGCCATTTTTTGGAATATGGTGTGTAAACCGTATAGGGTTTGCCATCGTCTTTGGTTACTTCGTTCTGTTCAAAAATCACTTGATCTTTGTAGGTGTAAAACGATATATCTTTCTTGGCCAAAAAATCGGCCACCAATGCATCTCTTTTAATTGCTTGTGGCTCGTAATCTCTGTTGCAAAAAACAGCCTGAATATCATATTGTTCGGTTAACTCCTCAAACGCTTCCAACACGCTTGAATAAAACGTATGCATACCTGATTTAATCTTTTCTAAATCAGCAT is from Paenimyroides aestuarii and encodes:
- a CDS encoding TonB-dependent receptor translates to MKHFYILAASLVGAMTFAQNGVISGKVVDGNNQFSLPGATIKIENSNRYTISNQNGGYEFLSLPEGTYTVYVEYIGYVTAAQEVVVVSNTTTTANFQLFTGSEELEELVIIGDFLRGQAKALNQQRNNANITNIISSDQVGRFPDANIGDALKRVPGITMQNDQGEARNIIVRGLSPELNSVTLNGDRIPSAEGDNRNVQMDLIPSDMISSIEVNKTLTPDMDADAIGGSVNLITRAVPNRERISATLSGGYAPIRDKGLYNGAFIYGNRFVDNKLGVIASGTWQSQNFGSDNVEAVWDKDDNGNAYLTEMDIRKYDVQRVRRSASLSADYVFNENHRIDFTAMYNWRDDRENRYRARYRDLELQDDGTYIGEIRRETKGGIDNNRNQNARLEDQRVVNVSLRGEHLLSPKLDMDWAFSYSKASEDRPNERYIDFRQKDVAMGQDLSNGKKPLVFALNGENPNDFELRTISENHDYTQEEEIGAKINFRMPFSVIENQKGRLRFGARLRLKDKVRDNIFYEYQPIAEWGSLANTPNVNWSGNGYNPGSQYAPGYFVNNAFLGSLNLGNPDLFEASLQPSEFLSSNYKAKEHITAGYLRWDQDFNEKTSIIAGVRLEHTAIEYTGNYIIDEEDLVGEIKNENDYLNILPSITLKHYITNNFILRAAVTTGIARPNYYNLAPYVNAIPADAEIAAGNPNLKATYATNFDVMAENYFENIGIVSAGAFYKNLDNFIYTYNNTIFTTEDFAAQFPNVANPIPAGENWDFTQARNGDKVSVYGFEVAFQRQLDFLPGKFFKNFGLYANYTFTKSEAKGITNEDGTPRTGLGLPRTAPHMVNGSLAWENDKFSARLSANFTSAYLDEIGGNEFEDSYYDKQFFLDFNMAYKFLPNWRVFLEANNLTNQPLRYYQGESNRMKQMEFYQSRFTLGIKYDF
- a CDS encoding metallophosphoesterase — protein: MKNKHSIYLLFLLVISFYSYGQARPDHALSKTANQHAEIQAVKKGISFLAIGDFGRHGAFTQKEVARDMGTVAEILDLNFTISVGDNFYPNGVQSTQDYQWISSFESIYTHHLLHEPWFVALGNHDYEGNAQAQIDYSNISRRWQMPHRYFERLIEIDKGKYLQLLVIDTNPFIAKYKANPEKYLGIADQNTQEQLQWMETKLANNDPKIVWKIVVGHHPLYTGGKRKNDQETKDIQLLFEPILEKHKVDAYICGHEHDLQIIKKSDKNVMQFLSGAGSELRETGKTEGSLFAEAVPGFMAFTLTNNALKAYVIQSTANDFKIIYQTEIKK
- a CDS encoding cryptochrome/photolyase family protein, whose product is MKTKVNIFWFRRDLRLYDNAGLSAALGCELPVLPVFIFDTSILNALPEKQDRRVHYIHQAITNINADLEKIKSGMHTFYSSVLEAFEELTEQYDIQAVFCNRDYEPQAIKRDALVADFLAKKDISFYTYKDQVIFEQNEVTKDDGKPYTVYTPYSKKWRSKLTKESLKTYALNTANFHKTAQHVLSLEDIGFKTTDFIFEKPVLEPAIINDYDKYRDFPALQHTTQLGTALRFGTISIRKCVAFAMKHNDVWLSELIWREFFMQILYHFPHVVHQSFKEKYDHIAWRNNEAEFKKWCNGQTGYPIVDAGMRQLNQTGFMHNRVRMIVASFLCKHLLIDWRWGEAYFAEKLNDYDLAANNGNWQWAAGCGCDAAPYFRIFNPTAQTQKFDKKLAYIKKWNPDFETNLEPPIVVHEQARERALSTYKKALQQET
- a CDS encoding phytase, which codes for MRKVLYLIAVTTFIASCNSSKLAPVAKNALKPTIVTQPTPHDTDDPAIWINKTNPSQSLIIGTDKEAATGGLYAYDLQGKMVHKVYPMDRPNNVDIAYNLPLNGKKVDIAVVTERKKNQIRIFSLPDLKPIDNGGIAVFADSEQKDPMGIALYTNPSNGKIYAIVGRKEGASGAYLYQYELTDNKGTVAANLVRKFGNYSGKKEIEAIMVDNELGYIYYADETQGIRKYYADPAKGDKELAFFGQKDFKRDHEGIALFKTSDKEGYILISDQQANNFVVYKREGANDNVHDHKMIAKIPFSTIECDGADAVNFNFGSMFPNGIFVAMSNGMVFHYYDWRIIQKEIDQQQK